In Paenibacillus segetis, the genomic window GATCATTAACTGAGCTTTTTTCTATAAAATAATATTAATGAACAACCTTGGAAATAGACCTGTTGGGGGAATAATGATTGAAGCAAATAATGCAATCTTGGCGGCATGTATTTAAATTGGATCCAGACCGTCCACTTTGCGATGAAGCATTAGAAGCAATTTGTATGTCCCATACAGATGCCGTGATGGTGGGGGGCTCCAGTGGGGTTACCTACGAGAATACTTCTGAGCTCTTGTCCCGATTACGTCAGTACGAAGTGCCGTGTGTTTTGGAAGTTTCCGATTTGGAAGCTATTGTACCTGGATTTGATGCCTATATGATTCCGATGGTACTTAATACAGAACAAACCGATTGGATTATCGGTCACCACGTTCGGGCTGTCGAGCAGTATGGCTATCTCATCCCGTGGGACAGGCTAATCCCTGAAGGGTACATTATTCTAAACCCGGATTGTACTGCTGCAAAAGTGTCAAAAGCCTTAGCTTCAACTACTGCCTCCGAAGCTGCTGCTTACGCGCAAGTTGCTGACAAAATGCTACAATTACCCATCGTTTATCTTGAATATAGCGGTACATTCGGCGATATGGAACTCGTATCCGATGTACGTCGCAAACTAGATGATTCCCGTCTCTTTTACGGCGGTGGAATCATCGACGCCAATACAGCTCGT contains:
- a CDS encoding heptaprenylglyceryl phosphate synthase translates to MQSWRHVFKLDPDRPLCDEALEAICMSHTDAVMVGGSSGVTYENTSELLSRLRQYEVPCVLEVSDLEAIVPGFDAYMIPMVLNTEQTDWIIGHHVRAVEQYGYLIPWDRLIPEGYIILNPDCTAAKVSKALASTTASEAAAYAQVADKMLQLPIVYLEYSGTFGDMELVSDVRRKLDDSRLFYGGGIIDANTARLAAAVCDTIVVGNAIYNNLEQALTTVSAVKRRN